A region of Penaeus chinensis breed Huanghai No. 1 chromosome 38, ASM1920278v2, whole genome shotgun sequence DNA encodes the following proteins:
- the LOC125045915 gene encoding vegetative cell wall protein gp1-like, with the protein MHNKKKEEEEYQKKRKQKKQEQKNERKDAQAEAASQHLPIFSITHLQHPSISRQHPSIPPSPASQHLASRASIPPSPAPSISRQHPSISCIPASSISRQHPSIFGTQHLAPASLHLRHPASQHPSISSTQHSRQLPSIPPSPAPSISRQHTSISGTQHPSIPPSPAPSISRQHPSIPPSPASQHPASRAGIPASAKAPRLARRKG; encoded by the exons ATGCataacaaaaagaaggaagaggaggagtatcaGAAGAAACGCAAGCAGAAGAAGCAGGAGCAGAAGAACGAGAGGAAGGACGCCCAAGCAGAAGCAG CATCCCAGCATCTCCCCATCTTCAGCATCACCCATCTCCAGCATCCAAGCATCTCGCGGCAGCATCCCAGCATCCCTCCATCTCCTGCATCCCAGCATCTAGCATCTCGCGCCAGCATCCCTCCATCTCCAGCACCCAGCATCTCGCGCCAGCATCCCTCCATCTCCTGCATCCCAGCATCCAGCATCTCGCGCCAGCATCCCTCCATCTTCGGCACCCAGCATCTCGCGCCAGCATCCCTCCATCTCCGGCACCCAGCATCCCAGCATCCCTCCATCTCCAGCACCCAGCATTCACGGCAGCTTCCCAGCATCCCTCCATCTCCAGCACCCAGCATCTCGCGCCAGCATACCTCCATCTCCGGCACCCAGCATCCCAGCATCCCTCCATCTCCAGCACCCAGCATCTCGCGCCAGCATCCCAGCATCCCTCCATCTCCAGCATCCCAGCACCCAGCATCTCGCGCCGGCATCCCAGCATCTGCCAAGGCTCCAAGGTTGGCCAGGCGAAAAGGTTAG